In the Flavobacterium sp. J372 genome, one interval contains:
- a CDS encoding RDD family protein produces MEITDDVLAVKSKRFGNFVIDLIFRYVIVFVLSFIAIVIDPEGFTAWIETVTTLEDIMYSLLLLMIYFIVTESIFQRTVGKLITGTMVVMADGSKPSFGTIVLRTLCRLIPFEALSFIGDDAYGWHDNFSNTYVVDIKLYNEAMSRKNSFDDIGKSE; encoded by the coding sequence ATGGAAATAACAGATGATGTGCTTGCTGTAAAAAGCAAGCGATTCGGGAATTTTGTGATAGACCTAATTTTCCGGTATGTGATTGTGTTCGTGTTGAGTTTTATCGCGATTGTAATAGATCCCGAAGGATTTACGGCCTGGATTGAGACTGTGACTACGCTCGAAGATATCATGTACAGCCTGCTGCTATTAATGATTTACTTCATTGTAACGGAATCAATTTTCCAGAGGACGGTAGGGAAGTTAATCACCGGGACAATGGTTGTAATGGCCGACGGTTCAAAACCATCTTTTGGGACAATTGTGCTGCGTACATTGTGCAGGCTGATACCTTTTGAGGCATTATCTTTTATTGGTGATGACGCGTATGGCTGGCACGACAACTTCTCTAACACCTATGTAGTTGATATTAAATTGTATAATGAAGCAATGAGTCGGAAAAATTCTTTCGATGATATAGGCAAATCAGAATAA
- a CDS encoding ribonucleoside-diphosphate reductase subunit alpha, which translates to MYVVKRDGKREPVMFDKITDRVRKLCYELNELVDPVKVAMRVIEGLYDGVTTSELDNLAAETAASMTVTHPDYAQLAARIAVSNLHKNTKKSFSETMHDMYKYVNPRTNQEAPLISDEVYEVIMANAEKLDSTIIYNRDFNYDYFGFKTLERSYLLKVNGQIAERPQHMLMRVSVGIHLNDIDSAIETYELMSKKYFTHATPTLFNAGTPKPQMSSCFLLTMRDDSIEGIYDTLKQTAMISQSAGGIGLSIHNVRATGSYIRGTNGTSNGIVPMLRVFNDTARYVDQGGGKRKGSFAVYIETWHADIMDFLDLKKNHGKEEMRARDLFYAMWTSDLFMKRVQEDAHWTLMCPNECPGLYDVYGDEFEALYTSYEAQGRGRKTIKARELWEKILESQIETGTPYMLYKDAANRKSNQKNLGTIRSSNLCTEIMEYTAPDEVAVCNLASISLPMFVEDGKFNHDYLYQVTKRVTRNLNKVIDRNYYPVKEAENSNMRHRPVGLGVQGLADAFILMRLPFTSDEAKKLNQEIFETMYFAAVTASMEMAKEEGPYSTFAGSPISQGEFQYNLWGLNDSDLSGRWDWASLRKEVMEHGVRNSLLMAPMPTASTSQILGNNEAFEPYTSNIYTRRVLSGEFIVVNKHLLEDLVRLGLWNETLKQEIMRANGSIQNIEGIPADIKELYKTVWEMSMKDIIDMSRQRGYFIDQSQSLNLFMEGATFAKLTSMHFYAWQSGLKTGMYYLRTKSAVDAIKFTLNNDKKAEPAPVAAAMPEVVTVEAEAEGMSAAEFRAMLERSRNADPEDCEMCGS; encoded by the coding sequence ATGTATGTAGTAAAGAGAGACGGTAAAAGAGAGCCGGTAATGTTTGATAAGATTACCGACAGGGTAAGGAAATTATGTTATGAGCTTAACGAGCTGGTAGACCCGGTAAAGGTAGCCATGCGCGTGATTGAAGGCCTGTATGACGGCGTTACTACAAGTGAGCTGGATAATCTTGCAGCTGAAACGGCGGCATCTATGACGGTTACGCACCCTGACTATGCCCAGCTTGCTGCACGTATAGCTGTGAGCAACCTGCATAAGAATACCAAGAAGTCGTTCTCTGAAACCATGCACGACATGTATAAGTACGTGAACCCCCGCACCAACCAGGAGGCTCCGCTTATTTCTGACGAAGTGTATGAAGTGATTATGGCCAATGCTGAAAAGCTGGACTCAACCATCATCTACAACCGCGACTTCAACTATGATTATTTCGGGTTCAAAACACTTGAGCGCTCATACCTGCTTAAGGTGAACGGCCAGATTGCTGAGCGCCCGCAGCACATGCTTATGCGTGTATCTGTAGGTATCCACCTGAACGATATAGACTCAGCTATAGAAACGTATGAGCTGATGTCTAAAAAATATTTTACCCATGCTACGCCAACGCTTTTCAACGCGGGTACGCCAAAGCCGCAGATGTCGTCTTGCTTCCTTTTGACCATGCGCGATGACAGTATTGAAGGTATTTATGACACGCTGAAGCAAACAGCCATGATATCGCAGTCGGCGGGTGGTATAGGCCTTTCTATACACAACGTGAGGGCTACAGGCTCTTACATCCGCGGTACAAACGGTACATCAAACGGTATTGTGCCGATGTTGCGTGTGTTTAACGACACTGCACGTTATGTTGATCAGGGCGGCGGTAAGCGCAAGGGAAGCTTTGCTGTGTACATTGAGACATGGCATGCTGATATCATGGATTTCCTTGACCTGAAGAAAAACCACGGTAAAGAAGAAATGCGTGCACGTGACTTGTTTTACGCAATGTGGACAAGTGACCTGTTTATGAAGCGCGTGCAGGAAGATGCACACTGGACGCTGATGTGCCCTAACGAGTGCCCGGGACTATATGATGTTTATGGCGATGAGTTTGAAGCGCTGTATACATCTTACGAAGCACAGGGCCGTGGCCGTAAGACCATTAAGGCACGTGAGCTTTGGGAAAAAATACTGGAGTCTCAAATCGAGACCGGTACGCCATACATGCTTTACAAAGACGCCGCTAACCGCAAGTCAAACCAAAAGAACCTTGGTACTATACGTTCATCAAACCTGTGTACGGAAATTATGGAATATACTGCGCCTGATGAGGTTGCCGTATGTAACCTGGCTTCAATTTCACTGCCAATGTTTGTTGAAGATGGCAAATTCAACCACGATTACCTATACCAGGTTACTAAGCGCGTAACCCGTAACCTTAACAAGGTTATTGACAGGAACTACTATCCGGTGAAAGAGGCCGAGAACAGTAACATGCGCCACCGTCCGGTTGGTTTGGGTGTGCAGGGCCTTGCGGATGCATTTATACTTATGCGCCTGCCATTCACCAGTGATGAGGCTAAAAAGCTAAACCAGGAAATATTTGAAACCATGTACTTTGCCGCCGTTACCGCATCTATGGAAATGGCGAAAGAAGAAGGGCCATACTCTACATTTGCAGGTTCGCCAATATCTCAGGGCGAGTTCCAGTATAACCTCTGGGGGCTTAATGACAGCGACCTTAGCGGGCGTTGGGACTGGGCTTCGCTTCGTAAAGAAGTTATGGAGCATGGCGTGCGCAACTCACTGCTTATGGCGCCAATGCCTACAGCTTCTACATCACAGATACTGGGCAACAATGAGGCATTTGAGCCTTATACATCAAACATATACACGCGCCGCGTACTTTCGGGCGAGTTCATTGTGGTGAACAAGCACCTGCTTGAAGACCTGGTGCGCCTTGGCTTGTGGAACGAGACCCTGAAACAGGAGATCATGAGGGCAAATGGTTCAATCCAGAATATTGAAGGCATCCCGGCTGATATAAAAGAGCTGTATAAAACCGTATGGGAAATGAGTATGAAAGACATCATTGATATGTCTCGCCAGCGCGGATACTTCATTGACCAGAGCCAGTCACTTAACCTGTTTATGGAGGGCGCTACGTTTGCCAAGCTTACGTCGATGCACTTCTATGCATGGCAGAGCGGCCTGAAAACAGGCATGTATTACCTGAGGACGAAGAGCGCGGTTGATGCTATTAAATTTACGCTGAATAACGATAAAAAAGCTGAGCCTGCACCGGTTGCAGCCGCAATGCCTGAAGTTGTAACCGTTGAGGCGGAAGCAGAAGGCATGAGTGCGGCAGAGTTCAGGGCGATGCTTGAGCGTTCACGCAATGCTGACCCTGAAGACTGCGAAATGTGCGGATCTTAA
- a CDS encoding ribonucleotide-diphosphate reductase subunit beta, producing MSAIEPILQENKNRFVIFPIKHHDIWDWYKKMEASFWTAEEIDLHQDITDWNTKLSPDEKYFIKHILAFFAASDGIVNENLAENFVNEVQYPEAKFFYGFQIMMENIHSETYSLLIDTYVKDEAEKDKLFHAIEVFPAIKKKAEWALKWIKSDSFAERLIAFAAVEGIFFSGAFCSIFWLKKRGLMPGLTFSNELISRDEGVHCDFAVHLHNHHLVNKVSKDRIKEILIDALNIEREFITESLPVSLIGMNAVLMTQYLEFVTDRLLVELGCERQFNTGNPFDFMDMISLQGKTNFFEKRVSEYQKAGVLNKESGDSQKISFDADF from the coding sequence ATGTCTGCAATAGAGCCAATTTTACAGGAAAACAAAAACCGCTTCGTAATTTTCCCTATCAAGCACCATGATATATGGGACTGGTACAAGAAAATGGAGGCTAGTTTCTGGACTGCTGAAGAAATTGACCTGCACCAGGATATTACAGACTGGAACACTAAACTCAGCCCTGACGAAAAGTATTTCATCAAGCATATCCTGGCGTTCTTTGCGGCGTCAGACGGTATTGTGAATGAGAACCTCGCAGAAAATTTCGTAAACGAGGTGCAGTATCCGGAAGCTAAGTTTTTCTACGGTTTCCAGATCATGATGGAGAACATACACAGCGAAACATACTCGCTCCTTATTGATACTTATGTGAAAGATGAGGCTGAAAAAGACAAACTGTTCCATGCTATTGAAGTGTTTCCCGCCATCAAGAAAAAAGCGGAATGGGCGCTGAAATGGATTAAAAGCGACTCTTTCGCCGAAAGGCTTATTGCGTTCGCGGCCGTTGAGGGTATTTTCTTCTCAGGTGCATTTTGCTCTATATTCTGGTTGAAGAAACGCGGGTTGATGCCGGGCCTAACCTTTTCAAATGAGTTGATTTCGCGAGACGAAGGTGTTCACTGTGATTTTGCCGTGCACCTGCACAACCACCATCTTGTAAATAAAGTATCGAAAGACAGGATAAAAGAAATATTGATAGATGCGCTTAACATTGAGCGTGAATTTATTACCGAGTCGCTTCCGGTGAGCCTTATCGGGATGAATGCCGTGCTGATGACACAGTACCTTGAGTTTGTAACCGACAGGCTTCTTGTAGAGCTTGGCTGTGAAAGGCAGTTCAACACCGGCAACCCGTTTGATTTCATGGATATGATCTCGCTTCAGGGGAAAACCAACTTCTTCGAGAAGCGCGTAAGCGAATACCAGAAGGCGGGCGTGCTCAACAAAGAAAGCGGAGACTCGCAGAAAATAAGCTTTGATGCTGATTTTTAA
- a CDS encoding DUF3109 family protein: MFQLGKTIVSEDILEKDFVCNLSACHGGCCVDGDAGAPLNEEETRILEEIYPLVKPFLRPEGIAAIEAQGTWVTGTDGDLETPLIDNKDCAYVIFDGKTALCGIEQAYNQGIVSWKKPVSCHLYPIRVKDFTEFAAVNYDRWDICNPACALGKELEVPVYKFVREALIRRFREDWYAELEKVAAELKEQPAQRRR, translated from the coding sequence ATGTTTCAACTGGGTAAAACAATAGTGTCTGAAGACATACTGGAGAAAGATTTTGTGTGCAACCTTTCGGCATGCCATGGCGGCTGCTGTGTTGACGGCGATGCAGGAGCACCCCTTAATGAAGAGGAAACCCGCATTCTTGAAGAGATCTATCCACTGGTAAAACCATTCCTGCGCCCGGAAGGGATTGCTGCTATTGAGGCCCAGGGCACATGGGTTACCGGGACTGACGGCGACCTTGAAACACCGCTCATTGATAATAAAGACTGTGCGTACGTAATATTTGACGGAAAAACCGCCCTGTGCGGAATAGAACAGGCCTACAACCAGGGCATCGTAAGCTGGAAAAAACCCGTTTCATGCCACTTGTACCCAATCAGGGTAAAGGACTTCACCGAATTTGCGGCGGTAAATTATGACAGGTGGGACATTTGCAACCCAGCCTGCGCCCTTGGTAAAGAACTTGAAGTACCGGTGTATAAATTTGTACGCGAGGCGCTGATACGCCGCTTTAGGGAAGATTGGTATGCTGAACTTGAAAAAGTGGCTGCCGAACTGAAAGAACAACCTGCGCAACGCAGGCGTTAA
- a CDS encoding MarC family protein, which produces MNFDWREMFTVSMVLFAVIDIVGSVPIIVDLRNKLGHIQSEKASIVALIIMVAFLFVGEEILKLIGIDANSFAVAGSFVLFFLALEMILGIRLYKEDNPSTASIVPIAFPIIAGAGTMTTILSLRAEYEKINIIIAIALNVIIVFAVLKSSAKIEKALGVNGLGVIRKVFGVVLLAIAVKLFASNVKQLFL; this is translated from the coding sequence ATGAATTTCGACTGGAGAGAAATGTTTACCGTGAGCATGGTGCTTTTTGCCGTGATAGATATTGTGGGCAGCGTACCTATTATAGTTGACCTACGCAACAAACTTGGCCATATACAAAGCGAAAAGGCTTCAATAGTTGCTTTAATCATTATGGTGGCGTTCCTGTTTGTTGGTGAAGAGATACTGAAGCTTATCGGGATTGATGCCAACTCGTTTGCCGTGGCGGGTTCGTTTGTACTTTTCTTCCTGGCGCTCGAGATGATACTCGGTATACGCCTTTACAAAGAAGATAATCCAAGCACAGCATCAATCGTACCTATTGCTTTCCCAATCATCGCGGGTGCCGGCACAATGACGACAATATTATCTTTAAGAGCTGAATACGAAAAGATTAACATTATAATTGCCATAGCGCTTAATGTGATTATTGTGTTCGCAGTACTTAAGTCTTCAGCAAAAATTGAGAAAGCATTAGGTGTAAACGGCCTTGGCGTAATCCGCAAAGTATTTGGGGTTGTGCTGTTAGCTATTGCTGTTAAATTATTCGCATCTAATGTTAAACAATTGTTTCTTTAG
- a CDS encoding NAD(P)/FAD-dependent oxidoreductase encodes MFDVLIIGGGAAGVSCALVLGSSLKKPYAEGKKVGIFTHQKASALQDGLYNNVYGIAPGTLGKDIMAQSLAHLSGTYPDVVQLPGEKVMKVEGTAGNFTIITNKGDYKARIIVVAVGSAATFDIAGLTEYIIPHKKALPEKNRIQLKNEDHLVADGIYVAGTLAGERSQLSIAAGSGAAVATDIMTLWNSGTQSQHHDSTRK; translated from the coding sequence ATGTTTGACGTTTTAATTATAGGCGGTGGTGCAGCAGGAGTATCCTGTGCCCTTGTGCTCGGCTCATCTCTTAAAAAGCCTTATGCTGAAGGCAAGAAGGTAGGCATATTCACCCACCAGAAAGCTTCAGCCCTGCAAGACGGGCTTTACAACAATGTTTACGGCATCGCTCCCGGCACATTAGGTAAAGACATAATGGCCCAAAGCCTTGCCCACCTTTCAGGCACTTATCCTGATGTAGTACAGCTACCCGGAGAAAAAGTGATGAAAGTGGAAGGTACTGCCGGCAATTTTACCATTATAACTAACAAAGGCGACTATAAGGCGCGGATTATTGTAGTGGCAGTAGGTTCGGCAGCAACTTTTGATATTGCGGGACTTACAGAATATATTATTCCGCACAAAAAAGCTTTACCTGAAAAAAACCGCATACAATTAAAGAATGAAGACCACCTGGTTGCTGATGGCATTTATGTTGCCGGGACACTTGCCGGTGAAAGAAGCCAGCTTAGTATTGCAGCCGGAAGCGGCGCTGCGGTAGCAACTGATATTATGACGTTGTGGAATAGCGGCACACAGAGCCAGCACCACGATAGCACAAGAAAATAA
- a CDS encoding retropepsin-like aspartic protease has protein sequence MKNLYDTLKDKGYKKISFKISKTQHLRIKAKINGIEGDFILDTGASNSCVDFEGIEHFKLNALDSETKAAGAGGVGMLTKSSFENMLQMGRWKTDALSLVIFDMSHVNEALRLYKARPVHGIIGADVLLQGKAIIDYYNHCLYLKQ, from the coding sequence ATGAAAAACCTGTACGATACCCTTAAAGATAAAGGCTACAAAAAAATCAGCTTTAAAATTTCTAAGACCCAGCACCTGCGAATAAAGGCTAAGATTAACGGGATAGAAGGCGATTTTATTCTTGATACCGGGGCATCAAACAGTTGCGTTGATTTTGAGGGTATTGAACATTTTAAGCTAAACGCGCTCGACTCTGAAACCAAAGCTGCCGGAGCAGGCGGTGTAGGGATGCTCACAAAATCTTCGTTTGAAAATATGCTGCAGATGGGGCGCTGGAAAACCGACGCGCTGAGCCTTGTTATTTTCGATATGTCGCATGTAAATGAAGCGCTTCGGCTTTACAAAGCAAGGCCTGTACATGGTATAATTGGGGCTGATGTGCTGCTTCAGGGCAAAGCGATCATAGACTATTACAACCATTGCCTCTACCTGAAGCAATAA
- a CDS encoding TatD family hydrolase, which translates to MTFTDTHTHLYSEEFEQDREAMIMRAFDAGVTRLFVPSIDSSYTQQMYELEAKYPENVFLMMGLHPTYVKENYKDELDHVERELAGRKFAAVGEIGIDLYWDKSTLGWQQEAFSRQIELAKQYSLPINIHCRDAFNEVFEVLESHKDDNLYGIFHCFTGDFAQAKQAISYNMKLGIGGVATFKNGKIDQFLNEIPLENIVLETDAPYLAPKPYRGKRNESSYTVIIAQKLAEIYSMPLEEIADITTKNSVEVYGI; encoded by the coding sequence ATGACTTTTACCGATACACATACACACCTTTACAGCGAAGAGTTTGAGCAAGACCGCGAGGCAATGATAATGCGAGCTTTTGACGCAGGCGTAACAAGGCTTTTTGTGCCGTCTATTGACTCATCATATACACAACAGATGTATGAGCTGGAAGCTAAATATCCTGAAAATGTTTTTCTGATGATGGGCCTGCACCCTACCTATGTGAAAGAAAACTATAAAGACGAGCTTGACCATGTGGAACGTGAACTGGCCGGGCGAAAATTTGCCGCGGTAGGCGAAATTGGGATTGACCTGTATTGGGATAAATCTACACTAGGGTGGCAGCAGGAAGCCTTTAGCAGGCAGATTGAACTTGCAAAGCAATATTCGCTGCCAATTAATATACATTGCCGTGACGCTTTTAATGAAGTTTTTGAAGTATTGGAGTCACATAAAGATGATAACCTGTATGGCATCTTCCATTGCTTTACCGGTGATTTCGCTCAGGCGAAGCAGGCCATCAGTTATAACATGAAACTGGGAATAGGTGGTGTTGCCACTTTCAAGAATGGTAAAATTGACCAGTTTTTGAATGAGATACCCCTTGAAAACATTGTTCTTGAAACCGACGCTCCCTATCTTGCACCTAAGCCCTATCGCGGTAAGCGGAATGAAAGCAGCTATACTGTTATTATAGCACAGAAACTGGCTGAAATATACAGTATGCCTTTAGAAGAAATTGCCGACATAACTACTAAAAATTCAGTTGAAGTTTACGGCATTTAA
- a CDS encoding 1-acyl-sn-glycerol-3-phosphate acyltransferase gives MSKFDHIRPFYDTEVNGAIRSVIHHPMMKALMSFTFPGTPEEVWTEWLEKTHSKRDFQINFIYQAIQRVLEKTSDGLTTSGFEKLETHTPYLYISNHRDIILDTSLLNVCLYDHKLTMTASAIGDNLVQKQFLQVLSKLNRNFLVQRGLSPRELLQSSKLMSEYIYQLLMRECRSVWIAQREGRTKDGNDATHQGVLKMLAMASDEENLMDYFKKVKIVPVSISYEYDPTDMLKMPQLLAEANDEVYIKEKNEDFMTLISGIMGQKKRIHLHVCEPLDKELDAIAATESNPNKQIQALAQVIDDAILSTYKLWPTNYIAYDMLNGSDRFAAHYSEKEKDLFERRLELRIDADDKIVREGFLAMYANPVVNQMKYQNAL, from the coding sequence ATGTCTAAATTTGACCATATAAGGCCTTTTTACGATACAGAAGTAAACGGGGCTATAAGGAGCGTGATACATCACCCAATGATGAAAGCGCTCATGAGCTTTACATTTCCCGGAACACCTGAAGAAGTCTGGACCGAATGGCTGGAGAAAACGCATTCAAAACGTGATTTTCAGATCAATTTCATTTACCAGGCCATACAAAGGGTTCTTGAAAAAACATCTGACGGGCTTACCACTTCGGGTTTTGAAAAGCTTGAAACACACACACCCTACCTTTATATATCAAACCACAGGGACATCATACTTGATACATCATTGCTTAATGTGTGCCTGTATGACCATAAGCTTACCATGACAGCCAGTGCCATTGGCGATAACCTGGTGCAAAAACAGTTTTTGCAGGTACTGTCAAAACTTAATCGTAACTTTTTGGTACAACGCGGGCTTTCGCCAAGAGAACTGCTGCAAAGCTCTAAACTAATGAGCGAATACATTTACCAATTATTGATGAGGGAGTGCAGATCTGTATGGATTGCACAGCGTGAGGGACGGACTAAAGATGGTAACGACGCTACCCATCAGGGTGTACTGAAGATGCTTGCCATGGCCAGCGATGAGGAGAACCTTATGGATTATTTCAAAAAGGTTAAGATTGTGCCGGTTTCAATTTCTTATGAATATGACCCTACAGATATGCTTAAAATGCCACAGCTGTTGGCAGAGGCTAACGATGAAGTTTACATAAAAGAAAAGAATGAAGACTTCATGACACTGATAAGCGGAATCATGGGCCAGAAAAAGCGAATACACCTGCATGTATGCGAGCCCCTGGACAAAGAACTTGATGCGATTGCTGCCACTGAAAGTAACCCAAATAAACAGATACAGGCACTTGCGCAGGTTATTGACGATGCCATATTAAGCACCTATAAGCTGTGGCCCACCAATTATATAGCCTATGACATGCTCAATGGATCTGACAGGTTTGCTGCACACTATTCTGAAAAGGAAAAAGATCTTTTTGAACGCCGGCTTGAACTTCGCATAGATGCAGATGACAAAATTGTGCGTGAAGGTTTCCTGGCTATGTATGCCAACCCGGTTGTTAACCAGATGAAATACCAGAATGCACTATAG
- a CDS encoding asparaginase translates to MHYRPNILLIYTGGTIGMVKDFTTGALKAFNFKKLLNRIPELRHLDCNIETVSFDHPIDSSNMDPDKWTKIAAIINDNYDIFDGFVVLHGSDTMSYSASALSFMLSGLTKPVIFTGSQLPIGDLRTDAKENLITAIQVAALQKNGKPVIKEVCLYFEYKLYRGNRTTKISAEHFNAFTSPNYPALAESGVYLKVNEDLLHSNNNEQFSVKDKLDAGTVIIKIFPGINKAVLTSIMATPGLKGAVIETYGSGNAPTDEWFVDILKEAIAKGIHIINVTQCSGGSVNMGHYETSTQLKEIGVISGKDITTEAAITKLMWLLGQETPANQFMYAFESSICGELTQ, encoded by the coding sequence ATGCACTATAGGCCAAACATCCTGCTTATTTATACCGGCGGCACCATTGGCATGGTGAAAGATTTCACTACAGGAGCTCTTAAGGCCTTCAATTTTAAAAAACTGCTGAACCGCATACCCGAACTACGCCACCTGGACTGTAATATTGAAACGGTTTCTTTTGACCACCCTATAGATTCATCAAACATGGATCCGGATAAATGGACAAAGATTGCAGCTATAATAAATGACAATTACGACATTTTTGACGGTTTTGTGGTATTGCATGGCTCAGACACTATGTCGTATTCAGCATCAGCGCTAAGCTTTATGCTTTCTGGGCTTACCAAGCCAGTGATTTTTACAGGCTCTCAGCTGCCAATCGGGGATTTGCGTACTGATGCCAAAGAAAACCTTATCACTGCCATACAGGTTGCGGCCCTACAAAAAAATGGCAAACCCGTAATCAAAGAAGTTTGCCTGTATTTTGAATATAAGCTGTACCGGGGCAACCGCACAACAAAGATTAGCGCTGAGCACTTTAATGCATTTACATCGCCCAACTACCCTGCCCTTGCAGAATCTGGCGTGTATTTGAAGGTAAATGAAGATTTGCTGCACAGCAATAACAATGAACAATTTAGCGTAAAAGATAAGCTGGATGCAGGTACTGTAATTATCAAAATATTTCCTGGTATAAACAAAGCAGTACTAACATCAATAATGGCAACTCCGGGCCTTAAAGGCGCTGTTATTGAAACTTATGGCTCGGGCAATGCGCCTACAGATGAATGGTTTGTAGATATTTTAAAGGAGGCAATAGCAAAAGGCATCCACATCATTAATGTTACCCAATGTTCCGGCGGAAGTGTGAATATGGGGCATTATGAAACCAGTACCCAATTAAAAGAAATAGGGGTTATTTCAGGCAAAGATATTACAACCGAAGCTGCCATTACAAAGCTTATGTGGCTGTTAGGGCAGGAGACTCCGGCAAATCAATTCATGTATGCTTTTGAAAGCAGCATCTGCGGCGAATTGACACAATAG
- a CDS encoding site-specific integrase, producing MLESSFGLTFFLRTPRRKTNIRSIYLRITVDGIPKETSIKCTWDLTRWDQKTERATGSKEDARVLNNVLDAITVKVNKRKADLIYAEETITAQKLIDYVKGKVASRAKVLEEFQLHNDEVKALVPKEYSAGTLERFVTAKSHVRDFIKFKYRVDDLEFRELNFQFVKDYEFYLKTVKGCCNNTTLKYISNFKKIVLRAIAKEIITVDPFKLFKGKKTKTNKKPLSREELLKIERHSFSTPRLELVRDIFVFQCYTGLAYIDVFNLKASDIKTGIDGEPWIMTERQKTGSETNVPLLPQALEIMSRYKGHPLSEKRGAVLPVKSNQKMNAYLKEIADLCGINCELNTHKARRTFASTVTLGNNVPIHVVKEMLGHHSIQQTEEYAITEKQSISREMQGLRHKFAVEKASKPEVTWEAIHKLENELQEMKMKFLTIQSA from the coding sequence ATGTTGGAAAGCAGTTTTGGATTAACCTTCTTTTTGAGGACTCCGCGAAGAAAGACCAATATCAGGTCTATTTATTTGAGAATTACCGTTGACGGTATTCCTAAAGAAACATCTATTAAATGTACCTGGGATTTAACCAGGTGGGATCAAAAAACAGAACGTGCAACCGGGAGCAAGGAAGATGCACGCGTCTTAAACAATGTGCTTGATGCAATAACCGTCAAAGTAAATAAGAGAAAAGCTGATCTTATCTATGCCGAGGAAACAATCACTGCACAAAAGCTTATCGATTATGTCAAGGGAAAGGTTGCTTCCAGGGCAAAGGTTCTGGAAGAATTCCAACTTCATAACGACGAAGTCAAAGCCCTTGTACCAAAAGAGTATTCAGCAGGAACACTTGAACGTTTTGTTACCGCTAAATCTCACGTCAGGGATTTTATAAAGTTTAAGTACAGGGTAGATGATCTGGAGTTTAGGGAACTGAATTTCCAGTTTGTTAAAGATTATGAATTCTACCTTAAAACGGTCAAAGGATGCTGTAATAATACTACGTTGAAATATATATCGAATTTTAAAAAGATAGTATTGCGGGCAATTGCAAAGGAAATTATAACGGTTGACCCTTTTAAACTTTTCAAGGGGAAAAAGACGAAGACCAATAAAAAGCCTTTAAGTAGGGAAGAACTCCTAAAAATCGAGAGGCATAGTTTTTCTACACCAAGACTTGAATTAGTACGCGATATTTTTGTATTCCAATGTTATACGGGCTTAGCTTATATTGATGTATTTAACCTAAAAGCATCAGACATTAAAACTGGCATTGATGGTGAGCCATGGATTATGACTGAAAGGCAGAAAACCGGTTCAGAAACCAATGTCCCACTGCTGCCACAAGCTTTGGAAATCATGTCGCGTTACAAAGGTCATCCACTCAGTGAAAAGCGCGGTGCTGTGCTACCAGTCAAATCAAATCAAAAGATGAACGCCTATCTGAAAGAAATCGCAGACTTATGCGGCATCAACTGCGAATTGAACACGCACAAAGCGCGTAGAACGTTTGCAAGTACAGTAACCCTCGGCAACAATGTTCCGATACATGTTGTGAAGGAAATGCTCGGCCATCATTCCATTCAGCAAACGGAAGAGTATGCTATCACTGAGAAACAGAGTATATCACGAGAGATGCAGGGACTAAGGCATAAATTTGCCGTTGAAAAAGCAAGCAAGCCTGAAGTAACGTGGGAGGCCATTCATAAATTAGAGAATGAACTTCAGGAAATGAAAATGAAATTCCTCACCATTCAAAGTGCATAA